From the genome of Geminocystis herdmanii PCC 6308, one region includes:
- a CDS encoding formylglycine-generating enzyme family protein has translation MTKIHGGTFTIGANNEFPEEKPTQSVTVKDFCIDNYEVTNQQFAKFVEATGYITIAERPLSVTQFPDLTEEDRSPGSVVFQPIPEGQPFQELSWWHWVQGANWRHPQGKNSSIEGKENHPVVHVAYDDAIAYGKWAGKSLPTEAEWEFAARGGLKDKIFAWGNTYNPQKANTWQGEFPVKNTQEDGYFGTAPVGSFSPNGYGLYDMTGNVWEWTQDYYHYGHDSKSHQVNPIVSNEKESFDPRDPSVVKHVIKGGSYLCAKNYCSRFRPSAREAESADTGTSHIGFRLVTSAP, from the coding sequence ATGACAAAAATTCATGGAGGTACTTTTACCATCGGTGCAAATAATGAATTTCCCGAAGAAAAACCAACTCAATCCGTTACCGTCAAAGACTTTTGTATAGATAATTACGAAGTGACTAACCAACAATTTGCCAAGTTTGTGGAGGCTACGGGTTATATTACCATCGCCGAACGTCCTTTATCGGTGACACAATTTCCTGATTTAACAGAGGAAGATCGATCGCCCGGTTCAGTGGTGTTTCAACCCATTCCTGAAGGGCAACCTTTTCAAGAGTTAAGTTGGTGGCATTGGGTACAAGGAGCAAATTGGCGACATCCTCAAGGAAAAAATAGCAGTATTGAAGGAAAAGAAAATCATCCCGTTGTCCATGTTGCCTATGATGATGCGATCGCCTATGGAAAATGGGCAGGAAAATCTTTACCAACAGAAGCAGAATGGGAATTTGCCGCAAGGGGAGGCTTAAAAGACAAAATTTTTGCGTGGGGTAATACTTATAATCCCCAAAAAGCCAACACATGGCAGGGAGAATTTCCCGTGAAAAATACCCAAGAAGACGGTTATTTTGGTACTGCTCCAGTCGGCTCTTTTTCCCCCAACGGTTACGGCTTATATGACATGACAGGGAATGTGTGGGAATGGACTCAAGACTATTATCATTATGGTCATGACAGTAAATCTCATCAAGTTAATCCTATTGTCAGTAACGAAAAAGAAAGTTTTGATCCCCGTGATCCGAGTGTAGTAAAGCACGTTATCAAAGGTGGTTCTTATTTATGTGCCAAAAATTATTGTAGTCGTTTTCGTCCATCGGCAAGGGAGGCAGAATCTGCTGATACAGGTACATCTCATATCGGGTTTCGTTTAGTCACATCTGCACCATAA
- a CDS encoding sugar ABC transporter substrate-binding protein has protein sequence MSNQVNISTKLQGNLLIWHSTEGKVANMFITAVEQFKQLNPEVNILLQSIPQQKNPSLFIEKSETGFGSSALIIEAKNLIELLKKRLINPIDSELIDTSIYSPLTLTQVRYQGKIYGIPLGSNTRVLCYNKAKLNATNDPILSTPPTDLDGLIQRAIKGYTVGLVSSFEDTFWGMGSFGGRLFNELDLLAPNLDGWVKWLDWLKNASLQPNVIFSHDRTILHNAFNNGKLAYYVCESTEILDFTETLGDNFRIALLPQGEGGKATPLIYTKVIVLNHSNTDNENRLALAFAKFITNPEQQLAGIIKTQSFIPTNRNVNPNVILLPIESVLLKQVESAVAIPLNNLQQILKVFEIGEILYQKALVGEISTEKAAEELMLSIDSFSS, from the coding sequence TTGAGTAATCAAGTAAATATATCAACAAAACTACAAGGAAATCTATTAATTTGGCATTCTACAGAGGGAAAAGTTGCCAATATGTTCATAACTGCTGTCGAACAATTTAAACAATTAAATCCAGAAGTTAATATTCTCCTTCAATCAATTCCTCAGCAAAAAAATCCCTCTCTTTTTATTGAAAAATCAGAAACTGGTTTTGGTTCAAGTGCTTTAATTATTGAAGCAAAAAATCTGATAGAATTACTCAAAAAAAGATTAATTAATCCTATTGATTCCGAATTAATTGACACTTCTATTTATTCCCCTCTTACATTAACTCAAGTACGTTATCAAGGAAAAATTTATGGTATTCCATTAGGTTCAAATACAAGGGTTCTTTGTTATAATAAAGCAAAATTAAATGCTACCAATGATCCAATTTTAAGCACTCCGCCAACAGATTTAGATGGATTAATTCAAAGGGCAATAAAAGGTTATACTGTGGGTTTAGTTTCTTCTTTTGAAGATACTTTTTGGGGCATGGGTAGTTTTGGTGGTAGATTATTTAATGAATTAGATTTACTTGCGCCTAATCTTGATGGATGGGTAAAATGGCTTGATTGGCTCAAAAATGCTTCTTTACAACCTAATGTCATTTTTAGTCACGATCGTACTATTCTTCACAATGCTTTTAATAATGGTAAATTGGCTTATTATGTTTGTGAATCAACGGAAATTCTCGATTTTACCGAGACTTTAGGGGATAATTTCCGAATTGCTTTATTACCTCAAGGAGAAGGAGGAAAAGCGACTCCTTTGATTTATACCAAAGTTATAGTATTAAATCATAGTAATACAGATAATGAAAATCGTTTAGCTTTAGCCTTTGCTAAATTTATCACGAATCCAGAGCAACAATTAGCAGGAATTATCAAAACTCAGAGTTTTATTCCCACCAATCGTAATGTAAATCCTAACGTTATTTTACTGCCTATTGAATCCGTGTTATTAAAACAAGTTGAATCAGCAGTAGCAATTCCCCTTAATAACTTACAACAAATTCTGAAAGTTTTTGAAATAGGAGAAATTCTTTATCAAAAAGCTCTTGTAGGAGAAATTTCTACCGAAAAAGCTGCCGAAGAATTAATGTTGTCGATAGATAGTTTTAGTAGTTAA
- a CDS encoding arylsulfatase encodes MFTRFKNFLNGLLPSNFKVLSAGILVFLMVIGSGVFFAPAIAQQIRGTAGSPSAVMTIKGDQLPAPPEAFGGVIKTNVSDSKPYWTPRIQPPKDAPNVLLIITDDVGFGAPSTFGGVIPTPALDRVANNGLRYTNFHSTSLCSPTRAALITGRNHHSVGFGVISEMATGYPGYDSIITKDKATVGKILKDNGYVTSWFGKDHNTPAFQSSQNGPFDQWPTGMGFDYFYGFIGGDASQWQPNLFRNTNPIQPYVGKKDWNLTTAMADDAIEYVNRVNSLDPNQPFFIKYAPGATHAPHHPTKEWVDKIHNMHLFDKGWNALREEIFANQKKLGVIPADAKLTPWPDDLLKKWEDLTPDEQKLFIRQVEVYAAFLAYTDHEIGRVIQAVEDIGKLDNTLVIYISGDNGSSAEGTMIGTPNEVAIFNDVDVPVEVQLEKFYDVWGTDQTYNHMAIPWTWAFDAPFSWTKQVASHLGGVRQGMAISYPKVIKDKGAIRNQFHHVIDIVPTILEVTGIPAPKIVDGIEQKPMEGVSLAYTFDSKNANAPSTHKTQYFEMFGDQALYHEGWIASTKVVRSPWVTGGVGNLDPASSPWELYDLTKDWTQSNDIADRNPQKLKELQDLFWKEAQKYQVLPLDGSITPRLITPRPSLTAGRNVFTYKGQLTDIPNGVAPSLLNSSYNFKAEVEVPQGGGDGIIVTEGGRFGGYGFYLLKGKPVFLWNLVDLKRIRWEGEQPLSAGKHTVEFDFKYNGLGMGTLAFNNLSGLAQGGTGVLKVDGNVVATQKMERTLPFILQWDENFDIGADTGTPVDDADYQVPFQFNGKLDKLTLTIDRPELSPQDIEKLKQAQRNNKVSE; translated from the coding sequence ATGTTTACACGTTTTAAAAATTTTCTCAATGGCTTATTACCGAGTAATTTTAAGGTACTATCCGCAGGAATCCTCGTTTTCCTCATGGTAATAGGTTCAGGAGTCTTCTTTGCTCCTGCCATCGCCCAACAAATTCGAGGTACAGCAGGTTCTCCTAGTGCTGTAATGACTATTAAAGGGGATCAACTTCCTGCACCTCCTGAAGCATTTGGAGGGGTGATTAAAACTAATGTTTCAGATTCTAAACCTTATTGGACTCCCAGAATTCAACCTCCTAAAGATGCCCCTAACGTCTTGTTAATTATTACCGATGATGTAGGCTTTGGTGCTCCTTCTACTTTTGGCGGTGTAATTCCTACTCCTGCGCTCGATCGAGTGGCAAATAATGGCTTAAGATACACTAACTTTCATTCTACTTCCCTTTGTTCTCCCACGAGAGCCGCTTTAATTACAGGACGTAATCATCATTCTGTGGGATTTGGGGTAATTTCGGAAATGGCTACGGGTTATCCGGGTTATGACAGCATTATCACCAAAGATAAAGCAACTGTAGGTAAAATCCTTAAAGATAACGGCTATGTAACCTCATGGTTTGGAAAAGATCATAATACTCCAGCCTTTCAATCTAGTCAGAATGGCCCTTTTGATCAATGGCCTACTGGTATGGGTTTTGATTACTTTTATGGTTTTATCGGTGGTGATGCTAGTCAATGGCAACCTAATTTATTCCGCAATACTAATCCCATTCAGCCTTATGTAGGTAAAAAAGATTGGAATTTAACCACTGCCATGGCAGATGATGCGATCGAATATGTTAATCGTGTCAATAGTTTAGATCCCAATCAACCCTTTTTCATCAAATATGCGCCAGGAGCCACCCACGCCCCTCATCATCCCACCAAAGAATGGGTGGATAAAATCCATAATATGCACCTGTTTGATAAAGGTTGGAATGCGTTAAGAGAAGAAATTTTTGCCAATCAAAAGAAATTAGGGGTAATTCCAGCTGACGCAAAATTAACCCCTTGGCCCGATGATTTACTCAAAAAATGGGAAGATCTCACCCCGGATGAGCAAAAACTGTTTATTCGTCAAGTGGAAGTTTACGCCGCCTTTTTAGCTTATACTGACCATGAAATTGGGCGAGTTATTCAAGCAGTAGAAGACATCGGCAAACTAGATAACACCCTCGTTATTTATATTAGTGGTGATAACGGAAGTAGTGCCGAAGGTACGATGATTGGTACTCCCAACGAAGTAGCAATATTTAACGATGTTGATGTACCCGTAGAAGTACAATTAGAAAAATTTTATGATGTGTGGGGAACGGATCAAACCTATAACCACATGGCAATACCTTGGACATGGGCATTTGATGCTCCATTTTCGTGGACAAAACAAGTTGCCTCTCACTTAGGCGGTGTGCGTCAAGGCATGGCGATTTCTTATCCCAAAGTTATTAAAGATAAAGGAGCTATCCGTAATCAATTTCATCACGTTATCGATATTGTACCCACCATTTTAGAAGTGACGGGTATTCCTGCACCGAAAATCGTTGATGGTATTGAGCAAAAACCCATGGAAGGGGTAAGTTTAGCTTATACCTTTGACTCTAAAAATGCGAATGCACCATCTACCCACAAAACCCAGTATTTTGAGATGTTCGGAGATCAGGCTCTTTATCATGAAGGATGGATCGCCAGTACTAAAGTGGTGCGTTCCCCTTGGGTGACAGGGGGTGTCGGAAACCTTGATCCTGCCTCATCACCCTGGGAATTATACGATTTAACTAAAGATTGGACACAATCCAATGATATTGCCGATCGCAATCCTCAAAAATTGAAGGAATTACAGGATTTATTCTGGAAAGAAGCCCAAAAGTATCAAGTTTTACCCCTTGATGGTTCTATTACACCTCGTTTAATTACTCCTCGCCCTAGTCTTACCGCAGGACGTAATGTATTTACCTATAAAGGACAGTTAACAGACATACCTAACGGTGTTGCTCCTAGTCTTTTAAATTCTTCCTATAACTTCAAAGCCGAAGTCGAAGTTCCTCAAGGAGGAGGAGACGGTATTATTGTCACTGAAGGAGGACGTTTTGGCGGTTATGGCTTTTATCTGCTCAAAGGAAAACCAGTGTTTCTCTGGAATTTAGTGGATTTAAAAAGAATCCGTTGGGAAGGAGAACAACCTCTATCTGCAGGTAAACATACCGTAGAATTTGACTTTAAATATAATGGTTTGGGCATGGGTACTCTTGCTTTTAATAATTTAAGCGGACTCGCTCAAGGTGGTACTGGTGTTCTTAAAGTTGATGGTAATGTAGTAGCCACTCAAAAAATGGAACGCACTTTACCTTTTATTTTGCAATGGGATGAAAATTTTGATATTGGTGCTGATACGGGTACACCTGTTGATGATGCTGATTATCAAGTACCCTTTCAGTTTAACGGTAAGCTCGATAAGTTAACTTTAACGATCGATCGACCAGAATTAAGCCCTCAAGATATTGAGAAACTAAAACAAGCCCAGAGAAACAATAAAGTTTCTGAATAG
- a CDS encoding mechanosensitive ion channel family protein, which translates to MENKVITFSDILIKQSIFLARFDILIQSLIIFISLIIGWLLSKVIWNWLHKKIPQFTTFIWRDEKLEPNEYIALFVQTIDFPLITLILLNLMEVFLKSQNWTKGLINLSVQIVIIYLILRCFLAFLYSTFPLNIIREYQWKIFYPLFILFVLRKILELSGNFEEFSQIVLIKLFNNPVTFQSIFALFIGLYFWVVIVILLEKLLITFIKPKTPSDKGEIQASILLLRYFLITLGIVLILGYVGVDGRAVTAISGGLSVGIGFALKEVISNFVSGIILLFEKVLKPGDIISIEGQTCEVKELGIRATTVKMLVDNSEKIIPNQTFFTEDLTTYTGSNNLVYCSVLIGVGYDSQPEQIINLLLEIAYNNKRVLKSPSPIAFFLKFGDSSLNFELKFWLDDVNTRKGVISEINCNILKEFANNNIQIPYPQRDIYIKKIKKS; encoded by the coding sequence ATGGAAAATAAAGTTATAACTTTTTCCGATATTCTTATTAAACAATCCATTTTTTTAGCAAGATTTGACATTTTAATTCAGTCATTAATTATCTTTATTTCTTTAATAATAGGTTGGTTATTATCTAAAGTTATTTGGAATTGGTTACACAAAAAAATTCCTCAATTTACTACTTTTATTTGGCGAGATGAAAAACTCGAACCCAATGAGTATATTGCTTTATTTGTACAAACGATCGATTTTCCTTTAATTACTTTAATTTTACTTAATTTAATGGAAGTTTTTTTAAAAAGTCAAAATTGGACAAAAGGATTAATAAATTTATCAGTGCAAATAGTAATAATTTATTTAATTTTAAGATGTTTTTTAGCATTTTTATATAGTACTTTTCCCTTAAATATTATTCGAGAATATCAATGGAAAATATTTTATCCATTATTCATTTTATTTGTGTTGAGAAAAATATTAGAACTTTCGGGAAATTTTGAAGAATTTTCTCAGATAGTTTTAATCAAATTATTTAATAATCCTGTCACTTTTCAATCTATATTTGCTCTGTTTATAGGATTATATTTTTGGGTAGTAATTGTTATCTTATTAGAAAAATTATTAATCACATTTATTAAACCTAAAACTCCTTCAGATAAAGGAGAAATTCAAGCAAGTATATTATTATTACGTTATTTTTTAATCACTTTAGGAATTGTGTTAATTTTAGGTTATGTGGGAGTGGACGGTAGGGCTGTAACTGCTATTAGTGGTGGTTTATCTGTGGGTATCGGCTTTGCTTTAAAAGAAGTTATTAGTAATTTTGTTAGCGGTATTATCTTATTATTTGAAAAAGTATTAAAACCGGGTGATATTATTAGTATTGAAGGACAAACCTGTGAGGTAAAAGAATTAGGAATTAGGGCAACTACGGTAAAAATGTTAGTAGATAATTCAGAAAAAATCATTCCTAATCAAACTTTTTTTACAGAAGATTTAACCACTTATACTGGTAGTAATAACTTAGTTTATTGTTCTGTTTTAATCGGTGTAGGCTATGATTCTCAACCAGAACAAATTATTAATTTATTACTCGAAATTGCTTACAATAATAAAAGGGTATTAAAAAGTCCTTCTCCTATAGCTTTTTTCCTAAAGTTTGGAGATTCTAGCTTAAATTTTGAACTCAAATTTTGGTTAGATGATGTTAATACCAGAAAGGGCGTTATTAGCGAAATAAACTGTAATATTTTAAAAGAATTTGCTAATAATAATATACAAATTCCCTATCCTCAAAGAGATATTTATATTAAAAAGATTAAGAAAAGTTAA
- a CDS encoding DUF1254 domain-containing protein: MKLSLDNITEQQAYEIGIEAYHYFYSLITMDFTRRVCTNYKSGEKPGFGPVNTFHHLRQFPPANFRAVVRPNFDTLYTVAWVDITKEPMIVLTPDTNGRYYLLPMLDMWSNVFAVPGKRTTGTEAQQYAIVPQGWTGELSEEIEKIESPTPYVWIIGRIQTNGVEDYPAVNEIQDGFKIVPLSQWGRTVEAMETVIDTTIDMKTDPLKQINSMSASQYFSYGAELLKINPPQVTDWSIIARLQRIGIEQGKSFDLNNAPSTVQAGLQKAVMDGLKIMMEKLPTLARIENGWQMNTDTMGVYGNYYLKRAIVAMVGLGANQPEDAIYPMNVFDANGKPMEGKNNYILHFDKDELPPVEAFWSITMYDAEGFQVANKLDRFAIGDRDTLTYNSDGSLDIYIQHESPEDDKVSNWLPSPAEGVLGVTMRLYAPKASALNGIWNPPVVTQIL; the protein is encoded by the coding sequence ATGAAACTATCACTCGATAATATTACAGAACAACAAGCCTACGAAATTGGTATTGAGGCTTATCATTACTTTTATTCGTTGATTACCATGGACTTCACAAGAAGGGTATGTACTAATTACAAATCAGGAGAAAAACCCGGATTCGGTCCTGTAAATACATTTCATCATCTGCGACAATTTCCTCCAGCTAATTTTCGAGCGGTAGTGCGTCCTAATTTTGATACTCTTTATACCGTTGCGTGGGTTGATATAACTAAAGAGCCGATGATTGTCTTAACTCCTGATACTAACGGACGTTACTATTTATTACCCATGTTGGATATGTGGTCAAATGTTTTTGCTGTACCCGGTAAACGTACCACAGGCACAGAAGCTCAACAATATGCGATCGTACCTCAAGGATGGACAGGAGAATTATCAGAAGAAATCGAAAAAATCGAATCTCCTACCCCTTATGTTTGGATTATCGGACGAATTCAAACTAACGGAGTTGAAGATTATCCTGCGGTAAATGAAATTCAAGACGGTTTTAAAATTGTTCCTCTTTCTCAGTGGGGCAGAACCGTTGAAGCTATGGAAACTGTTATTGATACTACCATTGATATGAAAACAGATCCTCTAAAACAGATCAATAGTATGTCCGCAAGTCAATATTTCAGCTATGGTGCAGAATTACTCAAAATTAATCCCCCTCAAGTTACCGATTGGTCAATTATTGCTCGTCTGCAACGTATAGGTATTGAGCAGGGTAAGAGTTTTGACTTGAATAATGCACCTTCTACCGTACAAGCAGGTTTACAAAAAGCGGTAATGGATGGACTGAAAATTATGATGGAGAAGTTACCAACTTTGGCACGAATCGAAAACGGTTGGCAAATGAACACTGATACTATGGGAGTTTATGGCAATTATTACCTAAAACGGGCGATCGTGGCAATGGTGGGATTAGGGGCAAATCAACCCGAAGATGCCATTTATCCTATGAATGTCTTTGATGCGAATGGTAAGCCCATGGAAGGTAAAAACAACTATATATTACACTTTGATAAAGATGAGCTTCCCCCCGTAGAGGCTTTTTGGTCGATCACCATGTATGATGCGGAGGGTTTTCAAGTAGCGAATAAGCTCGATCGATTTGCCATCGGCGATCGAGATACTTTAACATATAACTCCGATGGTTCACTTGATATATATATTCAACACGAATCTCCTGAAGATGACAAAGTCTCTAACTGGTTGCCTTCTCCTGCGGAGGGTGTATTAGGAGTAACAATGCGTTTATATGCCCCAAAAGCATCGGCTCTTAACGGCATTTGGAATCCTCCTGTGGTAACACAAATACTTTAA
- a CDS encoding alpha/beta hydrolase: MLIKKTSKLALFLLGIVTTSLTSLPVKAAEKLFLSYGPLKFSVEVESLEIFAKDGTVNEDLGQYLDLIPPEKRDKFRESLTKKVPLEPVLVSRFFNSEMGEQILLRLGKGITLEGGENGGIALRGAIVQSAFDPDGLTLLNILKKYPTNLQIQGELIKGAVEEGDKIISATENLVKEMRTWTAEEASNNPSVDYAKLPDIRKAGQYQVKKEVWQLTDTSRNRKFYVDVYVPQGVSRDKIPVIVFSHGLSSRPEDFADPLNHLASYGYVVAAPQHIGSDIIYLKEMFEGYHKNIFDRDEFINRPKDISFVIDELERRNPTEFKGRLDLQNVGMAGHSFGGYTALAIAGATIDFDYLQKACERPYGGLDVAILLECRVLELPRQDYQFRDSRVTAVFAGNPVVRYIFGQTGISKIDIPVLLASGSDDPAAPPVFEQGMPFIWLNTPDKYWMLAEGQAHVNFSKLDGGIKQALDSTVHLTLPSQDLISSYVKGTSLAFFEVHLKNNQDFRKYLQSSYAQYLSENQDFKLNFITNASADKVKNSIEKFDN, from the coding sequence ATGTTGATCAAAAAAACGTCAAAACTTGCTTTATTTTTATTAGGAATTGTTACAACTTCTTTAACTTCATTACCTGTTAAAGCGGCAGAAAAACTTTTTTTAAGTTATGGTCCTCTTAAATTTTCTGTAGAAGTAGAATCCTTAGAAATCTTTGCTAAAGATGGCACTGTTAACGAGGATTTAGGGCAATATTTAGACTTAATTCCTCCTGAAAAAAGGGATAAATTTAGAGAATCTTTAACCAAAAAAGTTCCCCTTGAACCTGTTTTAGTTTCTCGCTTTTTTAATAGTGAAATGGGAGAACAAATCCTTCTACGTTTAGGTAAAGGAATCACCCTTGAAGGGGGCGAAAACGGCGGTATTGCCTTACGAGGTGCGATCGTACAATCAGCTTTTGATCCCGATGGTTTAACTTTACTTAATATTCTCAAAAAATATCCCACAAATCTTCAAATACAAGGGGAATTAATTAAGGGTGCAGTGGAAGAAGGAGACAAAATCATCTCCGCTACGGAAAATTTAGTCAAAGAAATGCGCACTTGGACGGCTGAAGAAGCCTCTAATAATCCTTCTGTTGATTATGCTAAATTACCTGATATTCGTAAAGCAGGACAATATCAAGTCAAAAAAGAAGTTTGGCAGTTGACAGATACCAGTCGTAACCGTAAATTTTATGTTGATGTTTATGTACCTCAAGGGGTATCAAGGGATAAAATTCCCGTTATTGTATTTTCTCATGGTTTATCCTCTCGTCCTGAAGATTTTGCCGATCCCCTTAACCATCTTGCTTCCTATGGTTATGTCGTCGCCGCTCCTCAACACATTGGCAGTGACATCATTTACTTAAAAGAGATGTTTGAAGGCTACCATAAAAATATATTCGATCGAGATGAATTTATCAATCGCCCTAAAGATATTAGTTTCGTGATTGATGAATTGGAAAGACGCAACCCCACTGAGTTTAAAGGCAGACTTGATCTTCAAAATGTGGGAATGGCAGGACATTCTTTCGGTGGTTATACTGCCTTGGCCATCGCTGGTGCTACCATTGATTTTGATTACTTACAAAAAGCCTGTGAACGCCCTTACGGTGGTTTAGATGTAGCGATACTATTAGAATGTAGAGTCTTAGAATTACCTAGACAAGATTATCAGTTTAGAGATTCTCGTGTAACTGCCGTATTTGCAGGTAATCCTGTCGTTCGGTATATTTTTGGGCAAACGGGTATCAGTAAAATTGATATACCTGTACTCTTGGCTTCAGGAAGTGATGATCCAGCCGCCCCCCCAGTGTTTGAACAAGGAATGCCTTTTATTTGGTTAAATACACCCGATAAATACTGGATGTTAGCAGAAGGACAAGCCCATGTTAATTTTAGCAAACTTGATGGCGGAATAAAACAAGCTCTTGATTCGACAGTTCATTTAACATTACCTAGCCAAGATTTGATTAGTAGTTATGTCAAAGGAACTTCTTTAGCTTTTTTTGAAGTTCATCTCAAAAATAATCAGGATTTTCGTAAATATTTGCAATCTTCCTATGCACAATATCTCAGTGAAAATCAAGATTTTAAACTAAATTTTATTACTAATGCTTCTGCCGATAAAGTCAAAAATTCGATCGAAAAATTTGATAATTAA
- a CDS encoding type IV pilin-like G/H family protein: protein MTKFSNSKHLWKNRAIALIFGSVLLGFGLTTQAQNSPNQDQNTALQAVAKMTEGQRTYYQTNGKFRAVIDNIQKDFGITLPSTFDYAVRTTSEAAYSYVIPDNSNPVTVKLKAYVGAAFLTPNQNPKITTIICENTEPGQTRPADPQLVRDPLNPQKLSLQCGQFSVQVPESMVNE from the coding sequence ATGACTAAATTTTCAAACTCAAAACACCTTTGGAAAAATCGAGCCATCGCTCTTATTTTCGGTAGTGTATTATTAGGGTTCGGTTTAACTACCCAAGCTCAAAATAGTCCTAATCAAGATCAAAATACTGCATTACAAGCGGTAGCTAAGATGACGGAAGGACAACGGACTTATTATCAAACAAATGGTAAGTTTCGAGCCGTAATAGATAACATTCAAAAAGATTTTGGTATTACCCTACCTTCTACTTTTGATTATGCAGTTCGCACCACCTCAGAAGCCGCTTATAGTTATGTAATTCCTGATAATTCTAATCCCGTGACAGTAAAGTTGAAAGCCTACGTTGGTGCGGCTTTTCTCACCCCGAATCAAAATCCGAAAATTACCACTATTATCTGTGAGAATACAGAACCCGGACAGACTCGTCCTGCTGATCCTCAATTAGTTAGAGATCCTCTCAATCCGCAAAAACTTTCTTTACAGTGTGGTCAATTTTCGGTACAAGTTCCCGAATCAATGGTTAACGAGTAA
- a CDS encoding DUF2808 domain-containing protein, which produces MKIVKLISPFLLSTSGIFFSPSTYAQQIDNPNFFTGQPPVFVGAQTPDSTINWPNAHYYFTFHLPNNSIESLGKVTIQQQQNVNVIPIDISSTYAFIGTQGNIGKPLTIKTTQDPQTQAVTVVFDPPVPPGTTFSIRLEAFRNPPDDDTYLYSVTAFPAGNNATGLPMGVGRFSFYRLF; this is translated from the coding sequence ATGAAAATAGTTAAACTGATTTCACCTTTTTTATTAAGTACAAGTGGTATTTTTTTTAGTCCATCTACTTATGCCCAACAGATTGATAATCCTAATTTTTTCACTGGGCAACCTCCCGTTTTTGTTGGAGCACAAACTCCTGACTCTACCATCAACTGGCCCAATGCTCATTATTATTTCACCTTTCACCTACCTAATAATTCGATCGAATCTTTAGGAAAAGTAACTATTCAACAACAACAAAACGTTAATGTTATTCCCATAGATATATCAAGTACTTATGCTTTTATCGGTACTCAAGGAAATATAGGTAAACCTCTTACCATTAAAACGACTCAAGATCCCCAAACTCAGGCGGTAACGGTGGTTTTTGATCCTCCAGTACCCCCCGGAACAACTTTTAGCATTCGTCTTGAAGCCTTCCGAAATCCTCCCGATGATGACACTTATCTCTATAGCGTAACCGCTTTTCCTGCGGGAAATAATGCCACTGGTTTACCTATGGGAGTAGGAAGATTTAGCTTTTATAGATTGTTTTAG